In Phaeobacter porticola, one DNA window encodes the following:
- a CDS encoding AraC family transcriptional regulator: MSNSYEDRILRVLGYIYDNPEGDLSLDALADVAAMSRFHWHRVFRALTGETCAQAVRRIRLHLAATALVQGAAPVESIGRAAGYPNTRSFARVFAESYGASPAAFRRKGRLLPPNPNLMSQGDPMFPTTIRDEPARTLAALAHKGAYSEIGRSFEAFSALCTARNLWPQMRQMIGVYLDSPDTVPDAELRSYAGASTAEGVALPEDMEEVALPGGKTAVMTYKGPYSGIHAAYSDLFGAWLPQSGEEPADAPCYEIYLNDPHQVAPEELLTEICLPLK; encoded by the coding sequence ATGAGCAACTCCTATGAGGACCGCATTCTGCGGGTGCTGGGATATATCTACGACAACCCGGAGGGGGATCTGTCGCTGGATGCGCTGGCGGATGTTGCGGCGATGTCGCGGTTTCACTGGCACAGGGTATTTCGCGCCCTGACCGGGGAAACCTGCGCGCAGGCGGTGCGCCGGATCCGGCTGCATCTGGCCGCAACAGCGCTGGTGCAGGGCGCAGCCCCGGTTGAGAGCATCGGCCGCGCCGCAGGGTATCCCAACACGCGATCTTTCGCGCGGGTCTTTGCCGAGAGCTATGGGGCGTCACCCGCGGCCTTTCGCAGGAAGGGCCGTCTTCTGCCGCCCAATCCCAACCTGATGTCCCAAGGAGACCCTATGTTCCCCACCACCATTCGCGATGAACCCGCCCGCACCCTGGCCGCATTGGCCCACAAGGGGGCCTATAGTGAGATCGGCCGCAGCTTTGAGGCGTTCTCAGCGCTGTGCACGGCGCGCAATCTCTGGCCGCAGATGCGCCAGATGATCGGCGTCTATCTCGACAGTCCCGATACAGTCCCCGATGCCGAGCTGCGCAGCTATGCCGGGGCAAGCACGGCTGAGGGGGTCGCCCTGCCTGAGGATATGGAAGAGGTGGCTCTGCCCGGTGGTAAGACCGCAGTGATGACCTACAAGGGGCCGTATTCCGGCATCCATGCCGCCTATAGCGATCTGTTTGGAGCGTGGCTGCCACAGTCGGGCGAGGAACCCGCCGATGCGCCCTGCTATGAGATCTATCTCAATGATCCGCATCAGGTCGCACCGGAGGAGTTGTTGACGGAGATCTGCCTGCCGCTGAAGTGA
- a CDS encoding LysE family translocator: MTYELFLALAAFVFGTVFTPGPNNLMLMASGANFGFRRSVPHLTGVAVGFPLMILPVGLGVMQLFDAFPALTWIMTALSVAYMLWLAWKVANAAPPRDGEAQGTPLSFLQACAFQWVNPKAWAMALGAITLYATSRDVTAILWVSGTYLLVGSFSASTWTLLGQQLRRLLTRPAQLRAFNWTMAALLLASLAAILLQR; encoded by the coding sequence ATGACTTACGAACTCTTCCTCGCCCTCGCCGCCTTTGTCTTTGGCACTGTCTTCACGCCCGGACCCAACAATCTGATGCTGATGGCCTCCGGTGCAAATTTCGGCTTTCGTCGCTCAGTTCCGCATCTCACCGGCGTTGCAGTCGGTTTTCCGTTGATGATTCTACCGGTCGGCCTCGGGGTGATGCAGCTGTTTGATGCCTTCCCCGCGCTCACCTGGATCATGACGGCACTGTCGGTGGCCTATATGCTGTGGTTGGCGTGGAAAGTCGCCAATGCGGCCCCGCCGCGCGATGGCGAGGCGCAGGGGACACCGCTGAGTTTCCTTCAGGCCTGCGCCTTCCAGTGGGTCAACCCCAAGGCCTGGGCGATGGCCCTTGGCGCAATCACCCTTTATGCGACCAGCCGCGATGTGACTGCCATTCTCTGGGTCTCCGGCACCTATCTTCTGGTGGGCAGTTTCTCGGCCTCGACCTGGACATTGCTGGGCCAGCAGCTGCGTCGGCTGCTGACCCGCCCCGCACAGCTGCGGGCTTTCAACTGGACCATGGCGGCCCTGCTTCTTGCGTCGCTGGCCGCGATCCTGCTGCAGCGCTGA
- a CDS encoding Lrp/AsnC family transcriptional regulator gives MAKLDQINDRILQELNRDGRISNLELADRVGLSPSACLRRVQELERSGIITGYRAVLNRQAMGVGFVTYIGVGLGEHTKEAQEAFEVAMRRAPEVVECHNITGTIEYLLRVECADLPSYKQFHTDILGTSPYVTSITTYVVMGSPKDMRA, from the coding sequence ATGGCGAAGCTGGATCAAATAAACGACAGGATATTGCAGGAGTTGAACCGCGACGGGCGGATCAGCAATCTTGAGCTGGCGGATCGCGTGGGGCTGTCGCCTTCTGCCTGTCTGCGTCGGGTGCAGGAGCTGGAGCGCAGCGGAATCATCACCGGATATCGTGCGGTGTTGAACCGGCAGGCGATGGGCGTTGGCTTCGTCACCTACATTGGGGTGGGTCTGGGCGAGCACACCAAAGAAGCGCAAGAGGCGTTTGAGGTGGCCATGCGGCGGGCGCCGGAGGTCGTGGAGTGCCACAATATCACCGGAACCATCGAATATCTGTTGCGGGTCGAATGTGCGGATCTGCCCAGCTACAAGCAGTTTCATACCGACATTCTGGGGACATCTCCCTATGTGACCTCAATCACCACCTATGTGGTGATGGGATCGCCCAAGGATATGCGGGCCTGA
- a CDS encoding L-malyl-CoA/beta-methylmalyl-CoA lyase: protein MSFRIQPAAPARPNRCQLFGPGSNTKLFPKMAASAADVINLDLEDSVAPLDKDVARANVIEALNTVDWGNKYISVRINGLDTPYWYRDVVDLLEQAGDRLDQIMIPKVGCAEDVYAVDALVTAIERAKGRTKPISFEVIIESAAGIAHVEAIAAASPRLQAMSLGAADFAASMGMQTTGIGGTQENYYMLRAGEKHWSDPWHWAQAAIVAACRTHGILPVDGPFGDFSDDDGYIAQAKRSATLGMVGKWAIHPKQIALANQVFTPSDEAVGEAREILAAMEQAKANGEGATVYKGRLVDIASIKQAEVIVAQSELIAQNG, encoded by the coding sequence ATGAGCTTTCGCATCCAACCTGCCGCCCCGGCCCGCCCGAACCGCTGTCAACTGTTTGGCCCCGGCTCCAACACCAAGCTGTTTCCCAAAATGGCGGCCTCCGCAGCAGATGTGATCAACCTCGACCTTGAGGATTCGGTCGCGCCCTTGGACAAGGACGTGGCCCGCGCCAATGTGATTGAGGCCCTGAACACCGTCGACTGGGGCAACAAATACATCTCCGTGCGGATCAATGGGCTGGATACGCCTTATTGGTACCGCGATGTGGTCGATCTTCTGGAGCAGGCTGGTGACCGGCTGGACCAGATCATGATCCCCAAAGTGGGCTGCGCCGAAGATGTCTATGCCGTTGACGCACTGGTCACGGCGATTGAACGCGCCAAGGGCCGAACCAAACCGATATCCTTCGAGGTGATCATCGAATCGGCCGCCGGCATTGCACATGTTGAGGCCATCGCCGCCGCCAGCCCCCGCCTGCAGGCCATGAGCCTCGGGGCTGCAGACTTCGCCGCCTCCATGGGCATGCAGACCACCGGCATCGGCGGCACGCAGGAGAACTACTATATGCTGCGCGCGGGCGAAAAACACTGGTCCGACCCCTGGCACTGGGCGCAGGCCGCCATTGTCGCCGCCTGCCGCACACATGGCATTCTGCCGGTTGATGGCCCATTTGGGGATTTCTCCGACGACGATGGCTACATCGCTCAGGCCAAACGCTCCGCCACGCTCGGCATGGTGGGCAAATGGGCCATCCACCCCAAACAGATCGCGCTGGCCAATCAGGTTTTCACCCCCTCGGATGAGGCCGTAGGTGAGGCGCGCGAAATCCTCGCCGCCATGGAGCAAGCCAAGGCCAATGGCGAAGGTGCCACTGTCTACAAGGGCCGTCTGGTCGATATAGCCTCCATCAAACAGGCTGAGGTGATCGTGGCCCAATCGGAGCTGATCGCCCAGAACGGCTAA
- the dgcN gene encoding N-acetyltransferase DgcN: MIETPYLLFLGDAPDMLAAKVAIGIRDWRPDHAVGQIRLPGCGADLGLTDMSLVEAKAAGAKTLVIGVANRGGVISPAWKEVLIAALEMGYDLASGLHNLLRDEGDLVAAAQTHGGTLHDVRVPTVGYPIANGVKRSGKRCLAVGTDCSAGKMYTALAMDAEMQKRGMKSTFRATGQTGILITGHGVPLDAVIADFMAGAIEYLTPDNEDDHWDLIEGQGSLFHVSYSGVTMALVHGGQPDALILCHEPTREHMRGLPGYKLPSLEQLRDTALPLAQVSNPDCKVVGISVNTQHLSEDEAKSYLAEVEARMGLPAVDPYRHGAGRLVDALDAV; the protein is encoded by the coding sequence ATGATCGAGACCCCATATCTGCTGTTTCTGGGTGATGCGCCCGATATGCTGGCCGCCAAGGTGGCCATCGGTATTCGCGACTGGCGCCCTGACCACGCCGTGGGTCAGATCCGCCTGCCTGGCTGTGGCGCGGATCTTGGTCTGACCGATATGTCGCTGGTCGAGGCCAAGGCGGCGGGTGCCAAAACGCTGGTGATCGGCGTTGCCAATCGTGGCGGCGTGATCTCTCCGGCATGGAAAGAGGTGCTGATTGCAGCCTTGGAGATGGGCTATGATCTAGCGTCCGGTCTGCACAATCTGTTGCGGGACGAGGGGGATCTGGTCGCGGCCGCCCAGACCCATGGTGGTACGCTGCATGATGTGCGCGTGCCGACCGTTGGCTATCCGATCGCCAATGGCGTTAAGCGCAGCGGCAAACGCTGCCTCGCTGTTGGCACCGATTGTTCAGCGGGCAAAATGTATACCGCGCTGGCGATGGATGCCGAGATGCAGAAGCGGGGCATGAAGTCGACCTTCCGCGCGACGGGTCAGACAGGTATCCTGATCACCGGCCACGGTGTGCCTCTGGATGCGGTGATTGCCGATTTCATGGCCGGTGCCATCGAGTATCTGACCCCGGACAATGAGGACGATCACTGGGATCTGATCGAGGGGCAGGGCTCATTGTTTCACGTGTCCTATTCCGGTGTGACCATGGCGCTGGTGCATGGTGGCCAGCCGGATGCGCTGATCCTGTGTCATGAGCCGACCCGTGAGCATATGCGGGGTTTGCCGGGCTACAAGCTGCCGAGCCTTGAACAGCTGCGCGATACGGCGCTGCCGCTGGCGCAGGTGTCCAATCCAGACTGCAAAGTTGTGGGTATCTCGGTCAACACCCAGCACCTGAGCGAAGACGAAGCGAAATCCTATCTCGCCGAAGTTGAGGCCCGTATGGGGCTGCCGGCTGTGGATCCCTATCGCCATGGCGCGGGCCGTCTGGTGGACGCGCTGGACGCTGTGTGA
- the dgcA gene encoding N-acetyl-D-Glu racemase DgcA, with amino-acid sequence MQISVTPDIFKLAQVFTISRGSRTEAKVLTVRIKQDGVTGRGECVPYARYGETLESVTAEIESLPERFSREELQSLLPAGAARNAVDCALWDLEAKQAGKRVWELAGLPEPKPEITAYTLSLDSPENMRAQAAKNAHRPLLKIKLGTADDMARLEAVRAGAPEARIIVDANEGWSAEVYADLAPHLVRLGVALVEQPLPAGEDAALLGMERPVPVCADESCHDRESLAALEGKYDVINIKLDKTGGLTEALKLRDAALARGFEVMVGCMVGSSLAMAPATLVAQGAVVTDLDGPLLLAEDRAEPLKFDADGVHPPEAALWG; translated from the coding sequence ATGCAGATCAGCGTGACACCCGATATTTTCAAGCTGGCGCAGGTCTTTACCATTTCCCGAGGATCACGCACCGAGGCCAAGGTGCTGACCGTGCGTATCAAGCAGGACGGTGTGACCGGTCGTGGTGAATGCGTACCCTATGCGCGCTATGGTGAGACGCTAGAGAGTGTGACCGCCGAGATTGAAAGTCTGCCAGAGCGTTTCAGCCGCGAAGAGCTGCAATCGCTCTTGCCTGCGGGTGCTGCGCGTAATGCGGTTGATTGTGCGCTCTGGGATCTGGAGGCGAAGCAGGCAGGCAAGCGGGTCTGGGAGTTGGCAGGTTTGCCGGAGCCAAAGCCCGAGATCACCGCCTATACGCTGTCGCTGGACAGCCCTGAAAACATGAGGGCGCAGGCCGCCAAGAATGCCCATCGCCCGTTGTTGAAGATCAAGCTGGGCACTGCCGACGATATGGCCCGCCTGGAAGCTGTGCGCGCTGGAGCCCCGGAGGCGCGCATCATTGTCGATGCCAACGAGGGCTGGAGCGCCGAGGTCTACGCTGACCTTGCCCCGCATCTGGTGCGACTGGGGGTGGCGCTGGTGGAACAGCCGCTGCCTGCGGGGGAGGATGCTGCCCTTCTTGGGATGGAGCGTCCAGTGCCAGTCTGTGCAGATGAAAGCTGTCATGACCGTGAGAGCCTGGCCGCGCTGGAGGGGAAGTACGACGTCATCAACATCAAGCTGGACAAGACCGGCGGTCTGACCGAAGCGCTGAAATTGCGCGATGCGGCGCTGGCGCGGGGCTTTGAGGTGATGGTGGGCTGTATGGTCGGATCTTCGCTGGCCATGGCACCTGCGACACTGGTGGCACAGGGGGCGGTGGTCACCGATCTTGACGGGCCGCTTCTGTTGGCCGAAGACCGTGCGGAACCGTTGAAATTTGACGCAGACGGCGTGCACCCGCCGGAAGCGGCCTTGTGGGGCTAA
- a CDS encoding D-amino-acid transaminase: protein MTRTVYVNGDYLPEDEAKVSVFDRGFLMADAVYEVTSVLGGKLIDFEGHAVRLKRSLDELEMAEPCSKEELLEIHRKLVELNGIDEGLVYLQVSRGSDGDRDFVFPSADTTPTIVLFTQNKPGLADSPASRKGAKIISIEDIRWGRRDIKTVQLLYPSMGKMMAKKAGADDAWMIEDGHVTEGTSNNAYFVKDGVIVTRPLSNDILHGITRKAVLRMAAEAQLKIEERLFTIEEAKEADEAFTTSASAFVMPVVEIDGVALGDGTPGPIAKRLREIYLEESMNAAI, encoded by the coding sequence ATGACCCGTACCGTATATGTAAATGGCGACTACTTGCCGGAGGATGAGGCCAAGGTCTCGGTTTTTGACCGCGGTTTTCTGATGGCAGATGCTGTCTATGAGGTGACCTCGGTACTGGGCGGAAAGCTGATTGATTTTGAAGGCCATGCCGTGCGTTTGAAACGGTCGCTGGATGAGCTGGAGATGGCGGAGCCCTGCAGCAAGGAAGAGCTGCTGGAAATCCACCGTAAGCTGGTGGAGCTGAACGGTATCGACGAGGGGCTGGTCTATCTGCAGGTCAGCCGTGGCTCTGATGGGGATCGTGATTTTGTCTTCCCCTCGGCGGACACCACGCCGACCATCGTGTTGTTCACGCAGAACAAGCCCGGCCTGGCGGACAGCCCGGCGTCGCGCAAGGGCGCTAAGATCATCTCGATCGAGGATATTCGCTGGGGCCGTCGCGACATTAAGACCGTGCAGCTGCTTTACCCGTCCATGGGCAAGATGATGGCCAAGAAGGCCGGGGCCGATGATGCCTGGATGATTGAAGATGGTCACGTGACCGAAGGGACCTCCAACAACGCATATTTCGTGAAGGATGGCGTGATTGTTACCCGCCCGCTGTCCAATGACATCCTGCACGGCATTACCCGCAAGGCGGTGTTGCGCATGGCAGCGGAGGCCCAGCTGAAGATCGAAGAGCGCCTGTTCACAATTGAGGAAGCGAAAGAGGCGGATGAGGCCTTTACCACATCGGCTTCCGCCTTTGTGATGCCGGTGGTTGAGATCGACGGCGTAGCGCTGGGCGATGGCACACCGGGTCCGATCGCCAAGCGCCTGCGCGAGATCTATCTGGAAGAGAGCATGAACGCGGCGATCTGA